From uncultured Pseudodesulfovibrio sp.:
CAGTCAAAAGAGGCATAGATATCACCAACCGGTTTCGGAAGGACGTAGTTAAAATCCAATTTTTTTGGCCCTTTGCCCAAATGGTCAGTAACGTGCCATTCCCAAACAGTCTTGCCTTTGGAATCAACCTCACGCACGAAGTCATTCCAAAAGCCTTCATGAGCTGCTCCTTGATGAACCACAGGCTTGGAAGGAATGGTTTTGGGATCTCGTCCTTTCTTGATGGCCTCTTCCTTGGTCATATATTCCCAACCAAGAATCAAAGTATTGCCGTTAGGCATACGATGAAAGGCATGATGATGCATTTCCTTGTATGCCTTGGCCATTTCGTATTCCCACACGACATTGCCATCCCAGTCGATTTCCTGAACGATGCCGCACGTACCGCCAATGGCGACATATTTCTTCAAATCTTTTTTGCCCAGTTTCTTGCCAGTCTTGGCTTCCAACTGTTTTTTCTGATCTATCCGTCCACCACGAAGAAGGTTGCCGTTGGGCAACAATTCGGCATACAGACCAGGAGCATACTCACAGTCCCAAGTATGAACAATATTTCCTTCCATATCGATGAGATAAGTTGTCTTATTACCGATCATAGGTGAAAAAAGAGTATACCCATCAAAAACCTTGTCAGCATCATATTTCAAGACGCCAGTGGGTCCTGTAGCAGCCTCATAAGCCTGTGCCGGTACAGTGAGCACAACCGCCAGCATAGCGGCCAGTGCAAATGTGTAAAAATAGGATTGCTTGCGCATTTGTCCTCCTCAAATATTTGTTACAATAGATGCGCTTCTAATCCAACAATCATGCCAGCATATAAAATGAAAAAATTCACAATATTACAAGATATTACAGCACCGCAAAAGATCACTTGTGCAAAATGTCGCGCGGTTTTACCGCACACTGTATAGAGCACCGCACAGGTTGAAAAATATCAAAGATTATAGGTATCGATTTTATCGTAGAGCGTCCGCCGACCAATGCCGAGGATCTTGGCAGCCTTGGAACGATTACCTTCTGCAACGGCAAGAGCCTGCCGAATAGCGGAAATTTCAGCCTTTTCAACGGCACTTTTTAACTCAACTGCCTGACTGGGATTTTCGTACTTGTTTTGAGCACAAGATCTCGCAGTGGTACACAAGGAATCAAGCGTGATAATGTTATCGTCTGAAAGCAGCACTGCGCGCTCAATGACATTTTCCAGTTCGCGGATATTCCCCTTCCACGGCGAATCCATAAGCATTTGCATTGCACTCGGAGACAGCTCGGTAACATCCTTGTTGTACCGAGTGTTAAACTTGCGCACAAAGTGATCGACAAACAACAGAAGATCATCCTGCCGCTCACGCAAAGGAGGCAACCGTAACGGAATTACCGCCAACCGATAGAAAAGGTCCTTACGAAAATCTCCCGTTTCTACTCCTTCGTCCAAATTCCTGCTCGTGGCAGAAAGAAAACGAACGTCGATATTAATAGGAGTGTTGCCACCCACGGGCTTAATCTCCAGTTCCTGAATTGCCCGAAGGAGTTTCACCTGCGTCGATGGTGACAATTCACCTATTTCATCCAGAAAGATCGTTCCACCCTGCGCTTCTTCAAGCAGGCCACGTTTTGCACGTGTGGCCCCGGTGAAGGCTCCCTTGACATGACCAAACAACTCACTTTCCAACAGGTTTTCAGTGAGCGCACCACAATCAATGGTAAAAAAAGGTTTATCTGCACGCGAACTTGCCAAATGAATCCGCTTGGCAAACATGGACTTGCCAGTTCCGGTCTCGCCCTGAATGAGTATAGGGGCATCTGAACCGGACACCTTATCCACAGTGTTCATCATCTGCTGGATAACCGCGTTGTTACCAACGACCATGGCACCTGTCTGATCGTCTTCTTCCTGGGCATTGAAAGATTCCAGCTTGCGATGCAACTCACCGTGTTCGATGGCCCGGCGGGCGAGTAAAGCCAACTCCTGAGTCTTAAACGGCTTGGTAATATAATGATAAGCACCGAGCTTGATAGCATCGACCGCAGTCTCAATGGACCCCGCCCCGGTCATAATGATAAAGGGCAAAATACTATCAATGGTCCGCACCTGCTTGAGCAACTCAAGTCCACCCATAGGCTCCATGGCAAGATCACTGACAATCAGATCGTACATGGTTTCAGAAAGCGCTTTCCACGCCTCCTCGCCGGACGTTGCTGTGTGGACAGTGTATCCTTGACGACTCAAAGACCGTTTCAAAATGGAAAGCAATTCCTGTTCATCATCCACGAGTAATATTTTATGCAGCATTGATGTCTTCCTTGTGTCCATATGCGGGAAATTCCAAAATCATACGAGTACCTTCCCCAACTTCCGACTCAGCGAAAATCAAACCATCATGGCGCTCAATCATACGACGGGTAATGAACAGGCCCAGACCGAACCCACCCTTGCGAGATGTAAAAAACGGTTCAAAAATACGTGGCAAATTCTCGCGAGGAATACCCTTTCCCTCGTCCTTGACCTCCAGTCGCACAGTTTGAAGATCGTTCTCTCCCTGCCGCCAAACCAGAATCTCGATAGAACCAGTCCCGTCCATGCTCGCTAATGAATTGAACAACAAATTCACAATGACCTGTTGTAAAACACGGCTATCGCCTCGAATAAAGAGAGGGCCGTCCTCTACGCGAACTTCAATTCTGCTCTTTTTCACTTTGGGACCAAGCAGGGAAAGCGACTCATGAATCATATCGCCTACATCTATTCTTTTTAAAGAAATGGGTTGGGGAGAGGCTGCTTCAAGCAGTCCCTTGGTTATCTCGCCGGCACGGATAGCGTTCCGTTGAATAGCGGACAGCCCTTCTTTCACGCCATCATCCACATCAGCTTCATACAGCAGGTCCTCGGCATTAGCCTGAATAATACCCAAAGGGTTATTGACTTCATGCGCCACGCTTGCCGCCATTTTTCCTATAATTCCAAGCCGCTCAGACTGAATAAGTTCCTCTTCCATACGATTGCGTTCTGTCACATTCCGCGCAAAAAGACAGGCAAGGAGTTCCGTATGCAGCGGCCCTTGAATAACGCGACCAGCAATCTCCACTTCCATTGGATTGCCCGACACACTTTGCATGCTGAATTCGTGCTTGTCGCACCCGTCATTAAAAACCTTGGTCAAGAACACCGCTATTTCATCAACATCATCAGGAACCATAATCTGACCAAGATTTACAACGTCATCCTGATCTGGAAACAAAAGGAATGATTGAGCACGCTCATTGGCGTGTAAAATATCACCAGCTTCATTAACCAAAAAAATTACATCAGGAGAAGATTCGATTAAATCACGATACCGTTGTTCTGTCCGGCGCAAATCGCTGGCGGCCTTGTCCACTCGACGTTTGAGCGAGACATTCCACAAAACAATACCTATAAAAATCAAACCGACTATCGCCACAGCGATGGCAATATGTTTGGCATAATAAGCAAGGCCGTCCCTTCGCGAATGCTCACCAAACCATTTATCTCGCAACTGAGCCAAATGTCCGGTTTCCCGCAAGTGCCGCACGGCAGACATCAGGTCAGCAGCAAACTGCCTGTCGTGGCGTGAAACAGACAGCCCAAGAGGCACTTCGCCCAAAACCTTCCCTTTTTTCTCGATATTCGAAAAACCATTCTGATCAATCAGGTAATCCGCCACCCTCTCGGACGGCGCCACAAAAATTTCAACAACACCCTGATCAAGCATACTCAAGGCTTCAAGCGGAGAGGTCACTTTAATCACATCATTGCCGAACTCGACTTCCGGGCTATAGGGAGCCCCGGTAATAGCCACCACACGCTTGCCAACGAGTTTATTTAAATTATTAACCACTGGACTCTTCGTGTTGACGAAAAGGTGATTACGCAGGCTGTATCCAAGCGGAATAAAAACAAATGAAGAACGGGAAGACGGGCGTGATCCGTGTGCCATGAGGTCAAGTTGCCCGTCTGCATACATGCGAGGGTAATCAACCAGACTATCTACAAGAACAAATTCGATATCCGCATCAAGCAGTTCACCAAGCAAAACCCATTCATCGATGGAATAACCACGAACCCCTTGTTCACCATCCTGCATGGCAAGAAATGAAAATGGTGGAGATATAGCCCGAATACCAACTTTGCAAGTCTCACGACACCATGCATTGCCAGCTGAAAAAAACAGAACAAACGCCATAAGGATTAGGCTGAGGTAAACAAAGCGGCGCATGCCGGTTCCATAACGCAAAGAACCACTATGCACCAGCCCGTACAACGCCCGTTTCCCGAAGACAGGGACTTCCCCCGGCATGTCCATACCAGGGGAAATCTCAGGGAGGAGGTATGATGAATCAATATTATTCATCTGGTTATGGTGACTACTTTGCCTGACCAATCAACACGGCCTTATACCCTTTGCCTATGTCATTTCTGGCATCGGAATAGACCATGATGATATCCATGAACCGACCGGACTTATTCGGTGTGACTAAGAACTCGACGGGTGCGGTCTGCCCGGCTTCGAGTTTCAGAGAGCCCTGCCAGTACGTTGTTTTAAACTTGCGCGACTTGATTGCCGTCACAATCATGGGCGCGTCTCCAGCATTCTTGATCATGATTTTAGCAGGAGTCGCCTTACCGTTGCTCAAACCATCTACTGAGGTCTTGCGTGGGGTTACTTCCATAACCCCCATGGGGATCGGCTCAACATAACCAACGATATGAATTATCTGCTGGTTCGCTTTACTTTCGCCTGTGCTGACCGTCACGGTCTTATCGAATTTCCCCGGATACTTGAACGTGTTATAGCTGATGACCATTCCAACAGATTCGCCAGGGTTGATGCTGCTCTGTCCCAGAGCAGTTGTGGTGCAACTTCACGACGTCGTCACGTTCTTAATCGTGACAACCTCCTTGCTGACATTGGTGAGCATCACCGTTTTGCTGGCAACAGGCCCTTCGATCATGGAACCGAAATCAACCTTCATATCACTGATGGAAACGGGCTGGGCCGCCATTGCCGAAGAGGCAAACAGCAAACCAAGCACCAGAGCCATAAGCTGAATTTTCTTGAACATAGTGAGTCCTTACTTTTTCCCGTGAACGAACCGGGATTTCAAACTGTAGTCAAAATTCTTATCCTGCCCTTCGGTATGACAGGTGCGGCAATTATCCTCACCGGGCTTCCCGATAATATCCTTGGGGTCCTCGGACTCGGTATGAGCCAACCCCGGACCATGGCAGGATTCACACTGAACATCCTTGAGTTCAGGGGTCAGTTCCATGTCAATGAAGCCGCCGTCCGCATCCATTGCCACCACGTGACATTGGACACATCCTTGCACCTGTTGCTTTTCCTCGCCCTGCTCCTTGAGGGTCTCGAAAGCGTGCGCATGCGGGGTCGTCTTCCACCCCTCCACGATCTCAGCGTGGCAGTCCGCACACGCTGTGTACCCCACGTAATCGCCAAAAAGTTCGGCATTGGCAGCCGAAACCAACGACAAGACAAAGAAAATGGCAACGATGCTGAGCACAAGGCGATTCATGATATATCCCTAACAGTTACAAGATGATGCAGGTTCCAAAAACAAGAACTTGCTCAGTTTACGCAATAAGGTGGAATCAATGCCGTCCACATCAAGCAATTCATCCATATCCACGAACTCTTCATTTTCAGTACGCAACTCGATAATTGCCTCGGCCATGGGCTGATCAATGCCGTCGATGGCAAGCAACTGCTCCACGGTTGCGGTATTAAGATTAAGCTTGCCATCATTGTCACCGGCAAAAGCGGGAACAGAGGCTATGGCAATGGTCAACATAAGGATCAATGCGATGATGATATTTTTCATTTTCATACTCCTAAAGATTACCAGCCGAGATAGTGATGGCTGTACAAAACGGACCAGACCAGACAGGAAACAGTTCCGCTGGCTATTCCGGAAAACACTTTTTTTGCGAATGATGTGGTGCCCCTATGAGCCTTAAACGCGCCCATATACAAGGCTGCGGAAGACATAAGGACCAACAAAACAGCGACCAATGGCAGAATGACGTAGTAGATGCCATGCATTGTGAAGCCCTCCTAGAGCATACCCATGTATTGGCTGATGGTGATAATGGCCATAATTGCCAAGGCAAAGATCACGCCAAGGCTATCCCGGTCCTGTTCTTCCTGTCCTTTATTGTCCATGTAATTGAACCCGGTTTCATCAGTGGTGTGCATATGTCTTTTCATTGTCAGACTCCTTAGGCCGGAAGCAGGCCGGTTTTGACGCAAAGCAGGATCACTGCCAACAACAGCGCGATACGAATGAATCCGGCAATACAGGTGACCAAAAATCCTTTGAAGCCATGCTCACCTATGTCACGGAAGGAAAGGGAAAGCCCAAGAGCACCCGCTGCCAGCGAGAAATCCCACTTGACCATTTCAAAAATGGCATGATGTGCAGGCTCCTTAAAGACATGCAGGCAGGCCAGCACCCAGAAGAAAATGAACACGCCAAGCCACAACGGGAAAGTCTTGATGCCACGGGTGGCACGGACTTCCTCATTATTCCTGTTCCGCAATTTGCGAATGAACATGACGATAAAGACGTACAGGAAGCCGGCGGGCATAATCACATGGCGACCAACATCAAACCAGCTTGCCCAACGCCCAGCCTCGTAACTGTTGCCAAAGGCGGCATAAAGGCCTTGTGTGCCGTTACCGACACCGACAACGGATGCCAGCCCAAAATACTTGGCCGGAATACCGACCAGATCACCCAAAACTGGCAGAAGCTGCATGGCAATTAGGCCAAAGACAATGACACAGACAAAGGCGTTGACGACCTGACCGCCCTTGGCTTTGATCAGCGGCATGAGGATGGCGCAGACATGAGGATCACCTGTAGACAGGCCACCCGCGATGATAGAGCCATGCCGGTCGTCCAACTTGAGCAGTCGGGAGACCCCCAATGTCACAGAGGCTGTGACAAACAAGGAGCCGGTGCAAATCAAGATGGGGATCAGGCCTATCTTGAAAGCATGACCGATCATGAAATGCGGGGCCAGCATGATGATACCCAACGGCATCAACATATGAATGTAGGACAGTCCACGCTTCCAGCTATCCGGCACACCGAAGATGTTCCCAATAAGCAAACCGAGCAGCAGCGGATTCCAGACAAAGTTAGAGTTCAATATCTGAAAGAATGACTGATGATTCAGCGGACCGATGACTCCGTCGAGCCATGCAAACAGGTTCTGGAGCGTAAACGGGTTCGGCACGCCCGCCAGATTATTGCTGAAGATGGCGACAAAGAACATTGCCAGCAAACCGGGCAACACTTCCTTGAGGCTGTAAAGCGAACTGAACCAGGATTTCCTGTTCAAGTCGTAAT
This genomic window contains:
- a CDS encoding sigma-54 dependent transcriptional regulator; translated protein: MLHKILLVDDEQELLSILKRSLSRQGYTVHTATSGEEAWKALSETMYDLIVSDLAMEPMGGLELLKQVRTIDSILPFIIMTGAGSIETAVDAIKLGAYHYITKPFKTQELALLARRAIEHGELHRKLESFNAQEEDDQTGAMVVGNNAVIQQMMNTVDKVSGSDAPILIQGETGTGKSMFAKRIHLASSRADKPFFTIDCGALTENLLESELFGHVKGAFTGATRAKRGLLEEAQGGTIFLDEIGELSPSTQVKLLRAIQELEIKPVGGNTPINIDVRFLSATSRNLDEGVETGDFRKDLFYRLAVIPLRLPPLRERQDDLLLFVDHFVRKFNTRYNKDVTELSPSAMQMLMDSPWKGNIRELENVIERAVLLSDDNIITLDSLCTTARSCAQNKYENPSQAVELKSAVEKAEISAIRQALAVAEGNRSKAAKILGIGRRTLYDKIDTYNL
- a CDS encoding ATP-binding protein, with the protein product MNNIDSSYLLPEISPGMDMPGEVPVFGKRALYGLVHSGSLRYGTGMRRFVYLSLILMAFVLFFSAGNAWCRETCKVGIRAISPPFSFLAMQDGEQGVRGYSIDEWVLLGELLDADIEFVLVDSLVDYPRMYADGQLDLMAHGSRPSSRSSFVFIPLGYSLRNHLFVNTKSPVVNNLNKLVGKRVVAITGAPYSPEVEFGNDVIKVTSPLEALSMLDQGVVEIFVAPSERVADYLIDQNGFSNIEKKGKVLGEVPLGLSVSRHDRQFAADLMSAVRHLRETGHLAQLRDKWFGEHSRRDGLAYYAKHIAIAVAIVGLIFIGIVLWNVSLKRRVDKAASDLRRTEQRYRDLIESSPDVIFLVNEAGDILHANERAQSFLLFPDQDDVVNLGQIMVPDDVDEIAVFLTKVFNDGCDKHEFSMQSVSGNPMEVEIAGRVIQGPLHTELLACLFARNVTERNRMEEELIQSERLGIIGKMAASVAHEVNNPLGIIQANAEDLLYEADVDDGVKEGLSAIQRNAIRAGEITKGLLEAASPQPISLKRIDVGDMIHESLSLLGPKVKKSRIEVRVEDGPLFIRGDSRVLQQVIVNLLFNSLASMDGTGSIEILVWRQGENDLQTVRLEVKDEGKGIPRENLPRIFEPFFTSRKGGFGLGLFITRRMIERHDGLIFAESEVGEGTRMILEFPAYGHKEDINAA
- a CDS encoding cytochrome c family protein, encoding MNRLVLSIVAIFFVLSLVSAANAELFGDYVGYTACADCHAEIVEGWKTTPHAHAFETLKEQGEEKQQVQGCVQCHVVAMDADGGFIDMELTPELKDVQCESCHGPGLAHTESEDPKDIIGKPGEDNCRTCHTEGQDKNFDYSLKSRFVHGKK
- a CDS encoding helix-hairpin-helix domain-containing protein, with the translated sequence MKNIIIALILMLTIAIASVPAFAGDNDGKLNLNTATVEQLLAIDGIDQPMAEAIIELRTENEEFVDMDELLDVDGIDSTLLRKLSKFLFLEPASSCNC
- a CDS encoding putative sulfate exporter family transporter, with protein sequence MNTSSATLNYDLNRKSWFSSLYSLKEVLPGLLAMFFVAIFSNNLAGVPNPFTLQNLFAWLDGVIGPLNHQSFFQILNSNFVWNPLLLGLLIGNIFGVPDSWKRGLSYIHMLMPLGIIMLAPHFMIGHAFKIGLIPILICTGSLFVTASVTLGVSRLLKLDDRHGSIIAGGLSTGDPHVCAILMPLIKAKGGQVVNAFVCVIVFGLIAMQLLPVLGDLVGIPAKYFGLASVVGVGNGTQGLYAAFGNSYEAGRWASWFDVGRHVIMPAGFLYVFIVMFIRKLRNRNNEEVRATRGIKTFPLWLGVFIFFWVLACLHVFKEPAHHAIFEMVKWDFSLAAGALGLSLSFRDIGEHGFKGFLVTCIAGFIRIALLLAVILLCVKTGLLPA